A stretch of Corynebacterium timonense DNA encodes these proteins:
- a CDS encoding spermidine synthase: protein MPPKSERYDIDTGEARVVHEHDGSLTLEVNGVPSSSIVPGDPLRLDFEYMRWIAAFLDDIRRWDAPRLTHLGGGACSLARYFAAAWPGSRNTVVEVDAELARLARTLFDVPRAPAVAIRVGDALAETERFKPATRDVIIRDVFAGSTTPRELTTVGFYAAARASLRERGVYVANCGSRSDLREAREELAGMAEVWPHLAAIADPPMLKGRRYGNIVLIGANEPLEGSPQLTRALLGGAVPAQLKGNQWARRLATTPRH, encoded by the coding sequence ATGCCCCCAAAAAGCGAGCGCTACGACATCGACACCGGCGAGGCCCGCGTCGTCCACGAGCACGACGGTTCGCTCACGCTCGAGGTCAACGGCGTGCCCAGCTCCTCGATCGTGCCCGGAGATCCGCTGCGCCTCGACTTCGAATACATGCGCTGGATCGCCGCCTTCCTCGACGACATCCGCCGCTGGGACGCCCCCCGCCTGACCCATCTCGGCGGCGGTGCGTGCTCGCTGGCCCGCTACTTCGCCGCCGCATGGCCGGGCAGCCGCAATACCGTCGTCGAGGTCGACGCCGAGCTCGCGCGTCTCGCCCGCACGCTTTTCGACGTCCCCCGGGCGCCCGCCGTCGCCATCCGCGTCGGCGACGCCCTCGCAGAGACGGAGCGCTTCAAGCCGGCCACCCGCGATGTCATCATCCGCGACGTTTTCGCTGGGTCGACGACCCCGCGGGAGCTGACAACGGTGGGGTTCTACGCGGCGGCGCGGGCGTCGCTGCGCGAGCGCGGCGTCTACGTGGCCAACTGCGGCTCCCGGTCCGACCTGCGTGAAGCCCGTGAGGAGCTGGCGGGGATGGCCGAGGTGTGGCCGCACCTGGCAGCGATCGCGGACCCGCCGATGCTCAAGGGCCGCCGCTACGGCAACATCGTGCTCATCGGGGCGAACGAGCCCCTCGAGGGGTCACCGCAGCTCACGCGCGCTTTGCTCGGAGGGGCCGTGCCCGCGCAGTTGAAGGGGAACCAGTGGGCGCGGAGGCTGGCGACGACTCCGCGGCACTGA
- a CDS encoding bifunctional lysylphosphatidylglycerol flippase/synthetase MprF, whose product MNTVRSIATRVPASLVMLVVMWGAYALLGADALRVAGYSRGGGGNAASVLTSGLTSWHLAGMLYATCALLLFAVPGEVILGTRVFVVVALAVHAVAVPVGAVAASVVEAGGLNPWGADAATATYASPMAWIVGSLAYATAELGVLWRRRLRLVLFALTGTLVLYDGSLTSVVSLSAVLLGCAAGIMVHGGLRTLAPLRVSLRESRVLVAVLFAVVAFGPALTALNPAAHGPFAQSSMLMWEPAVAAEEVAVRCANATSHACLEALMVNRQSGLGPFLLNIAPLLFSLVVARGLARGRRLAWVLAMTGALVACAVIVAQIGRVGAGVSAGVGGAGVDAAAPLVVFTVVVVLVPWLAVVCVLAATRSRFRVRSQSALAVGPAAAALAVCALVWVVGALLDPGFVQPPSFGAALAETPLRFLPPVVAHLFPHAVVPLSAASWILYEWVGIAFWAALIVGVHRALVSVPSATRATERERARGILTRGTGDHLAWMGLWNGTRYFFHGSDGSDGSDGSGEGYEGYVAYRVARGVAVTLGAPVYTNGASRDAVAAAFEDYAAEQGWRVAWYSVPEDFARPGFRTVRVAEEALMSTDNLEFKGKKFQNIRTARNRAAKDGIRAVWTDWSELDVETREKIAALSEQWMAEKALPEMGFTLGSLDELQVEGTKLLLAVGDDTRVHGVTSWLPVYEGGELVGYTLDFMRRDPDGFRPTVEFLLAEAAVIAGSEGLAWVSLSGAPLARSGAPESLPEVILDRAGASIEPLYGFRSLAASKYKFHPTHSGWYLAYDDELALGAIAVAVVSCYLPTLKPADYVGVVKEFLASRHAVSAAESSPASAPTGSPSTARARPLRAKRA is encoded by the coding sequence ATGAACACCGTGAGGTCGATCGCGACGAGGGTGCCCGCGAGCCTCGTCATGCTGGTCGTGATGTGGGGGGCCTACGCGTTGCTCGGTGCCGACGCTCTCCGCGTTGCGGGCTACAGCCGTGGGGGAGGGGGAAACGCCGCGTCTGTCCTCACCTCCGGCCTCACCAGTTGGCACCTCGCGGGGATGCTCTATGCCACGTGTGCCCTGCTCCTATTCGCGGTGCCCGGCGAGGTGATCCTCGGCACGCGCGTGTTTGTCGTCGTGGCGCTGGCCGTCCACGCTGTCGCCGTTCCTGTCGGGGCCGTCGCAGCGAGCGTGGTCGAGGCCGGGGGCCTCAACCCGTGGGGCGCAGACGCTGCCACCGCGACATACGCGTCGCCCATGGCATGGATCGTCGGGTCGCTTGCCTACGCCACAGCCGAGCTCGGGGTGCTGTGGCGCCGTCGGTTACGGCTGGTCCTGTTCGCGTTGACGGGCACGCTCGTGCTGTACGACGGCTCGTTGACCTCCGTGGTATCCCTGTCGGCGGTCCTGCTCGGCTGCGCCGCCGGCATCATGGTGCACGGCGGCTTACGCACGCTGGCTCCGCTTCGGGTCTCCCTCCGCGAGTCGCGCGTGCTGGTGGCTGTCCTGTTCGCGGTTGTCGCGTTCGGGCCCGCGTTGACAGCGCTCAACCCCGCCGCCCACGGGCCCTTTGCGCAGTCCAGCATGCTGATGTGGGAGCCGGCCGTGGCGGCAGAGGAGGTCGCCGTCCGGTGTGCCAACGCGACATCTCACGCGTGCTTAGAAGCGCTGATGGTCAACCGGCAAAGCGGCCTTGGCCCGTTCCTTCTCAACATCGCCCCGCTACTCTTCTCGCTCGTCGTGGCTCGCGGCCTGGCCCGCGGCCGACGGCTGGCGTGGGTGCTAGCGATGACGGGCGCGTTGGTGGCGTGCGCCGTGATTGTCGCGCAGATCGGCCGTGTCGGTGCCGGTGTAAGTGCCGGTGTCGGCGGTGCCGGAGTCGACGCCGCGGCGCCGCTTGTGGTGTTCACCGTCGTTGTCGTGCTTGTGCCCTGGTTGGCCGTGGTGTGCGTGCTTGCGGCGACGAGGTCGCGCTTCCGGGTTCGCTCGCAGTCGGCCCTCGCCGTCGGCCCGGCAGCGGCCGCGCTCGCGGTGTGCGCTCTGGTGTGGGTGGTCGGGGCTCTGCTCGACCCGGGTTTCGTTCAGCCGCCCTCGTTCGGCGCCGCCCTGGCAGAGACGCCGCTCCGGTTCCTCCCGCCCGTTGTGGCCCACTTGTTCCCCCATGCTGTCGTCCCGCTCAGCGCCGCATCGTGGATCCTGTACGAGTGGGTGGGAATTGCGTTCTGGGCCGCGCTCATTGTTGGCGTCCACCGCGCGCTGGTCTCCGTGCCGTCGGCGACGCGGGCAACGGAGAGGGAACGCGCCCGCGGCATCCTCACCCGCGGCACGGGCGACCACTTGGCCTGGATGGGACTGTGGAACGGCACCAGGTACTTCTTCCACGGAAGCGACGGCAGCGACGGCAGCGACGGCAGTGGCGAGGGCTACGAGGGTTACGTCGCCTACCGAGTGGCGCGCGGCGTCGCGGTGACTCTCGGCGCTCCCGTGTACACCAACGGCGCCAGCCGCGACGCGGTCGCCGCGGCCTTCGAGGACTACGCGGCCGAGCAGGGGTGGCGCGTGGCGTGGTACTCGGTGCCTGAGGATTTCGCCCGGCCCGGTTTTCGTACGGTGCGCGTCGCCGAAGAGGCGCTCATGTCCACCGACAACTTGGAGTTCAAGGGAAAGAAGTTCCAGAACATCCGCACCGCGCGCAACCGCGCCGCCAAGGATGGGATACGCGCGGTGTGGACGGACTGGTCGGAGCTCGATGTTGAAACCCGGGAGAAGATTGCGGCGCTGTCCGAGCAGTGGATGGCGGAAAAAGCGCTGCCCGAGATGGGCTTTACCCTCGGCAGCCTCGACGAGCTGCAGGTTGAGGGGACGAAGCTACTCCTGGCCGTGGGAGACGACACGCGCGTGCACGGGGTGACAAGTTGGTTGCCCGTCTACGAGGGCGGCGAACTCGTCGGCTACACCCTGGACTTCATGCGCCGCGACCCGGACGGCTTCCGGCCCACGGTAGAGTTCCTGCTCGCTGAGGCCGCGGTGATCGCGGGGTCGGAGGGGCTGGCGTGGGTCTCCTTGTCGGGGGCGCCTCTGGCGCGCTCCGGTGCACCGGAGTCGCTGCCCGAGGTCATCCTCGACCGGGCAGGTGCGAGCATCGAGCCTCTCTACGGGTTCCGCTCGTTGGCGGCGTCGAAATATAAGTTCCACCCGACGCATTCCGGATGGTACCTGGCGTACGACGACGAACTCGCGCTCGGCGCCATCGCCGTCGCGGTGGTCAGCTGCTACCTTCCAACGTTGAAGCCTGCCGACTACGTCGGGGTGGTGAAGGAGTTCTTAGCCAGCCGCCACGCGGTCAGTGCCGCGGAGTCGTCGCCAGCCTCCGCGCCCACTGGTTCCCCTTCAACTGCGCGGGCACGGCCCCTCCGAGCAAAGCGCGCGTGA
- a CDS encoding alpha/beta hydrolase: protein MTTLVALAGANRRTRLSALIALAILAAVVFALQVWPKPFPDAVPWVIYAAGAAAIFVVVSALLQHGRRAMLAPVAVVAVANAYLVSNLTYQEYPAVGSFYPVPVAASVTLDQFRALKKPPTDHGREVGALVTIPAGPMRDAVAYVPPAYWSTPNLPVMVMMAGSPGSPMDWFTKGEAADSLDAFQASHNGASPVMISVDATGSETGNPACADGPDLQVLSYVTDEIPTLVRENFRVSDDPAAWTVGGLSYGGTCAMQAITNRPDVYRTFLDFSGEAEPNVGSREKTVQQFYGGDEDAFTQVNAADMLARAHGGQTYAGIAGRFVSGADDHMSTAALPHLNDLAQAADIDSTYDTVPGSHSYHVWRVALRDSLDFVAARGGIQ from the coding sequence GTGACGACGCTTGTCGCGCTAGCGGGGGCCAACCGCCGCACCCGGCTCTCGGCGCTCATCGCGCTGGCGATTCTCGCCGCCGTCGTCTTTGCCTTGCAGGTCTGGCCGAAACCGTTCCCCGACGCCGTGCCGTGGGTAATCTACGCGGCCGGCGCCGCCGCGATCTTCGTTGTGGTCAGTGCGCTCCTGCAACACGGACGCCGGGCCATGCTCGCCCCGGTCGCTGTGGTGGCGGTGGCGAACGCGTACCTCGTGTCCAACCTGACGTACCAGGAGTACCCAGCCGTTGGGTCGTTCTATCCCGTCCCCGTCGCCGCAAGCGTGACGCTGGACCAGTTCAGGGCTTTGAAGAAGCCGCCGACAGACCACGGCCGAGAGGTCGGCGCGCTTGTCACCATTCCTGCGGGGCCGATGCGCGACGCCGTGGCCTACGTCCCGCCGGCCTACTGGTCCACCCCGAATCTTCCCGTCATGGTGATGATGGCGGGTAGTCCGGGTTCGCCGATGGACTGGTTTACCAAAGGCGAAGCCGCCGACTCCCTGGATGCCTTCCAGGCCAGCCACAACGGCGCCTCGCCTGTGATGATCAGCGTCGACGCCACCGGCTCCGAGACAGGCAACCCGGCGTGCGCCGACGGACCGGATCTGCAAGTACTGAGCTACGTCACAGACGAGATCCCCACCCTCGTGCGCGAAAACTTTCGCGTCTCCGACGACCCAGCTGCGTGGACGGTCGGGGGGTTGAGCTACGGCGGGACGTGCGCGATGCAGGCGATCACGAACCGGCCCGACGTGTACCGCACCTTCCTCGATTTCTCCGGCGAGGCGGAGCCGAACGTGGGCAGCAGGGAGAAGACGGTTCAGCAGTTCTACGGCGGGGACGAGGACGCTTTCACACAGGTCAACGCAGCCGACATGCTCGCCCGTGCGCACGGGGGCCAGACGTACGCGGGGATCGCCGGCCGCTTTGTCTCCGGGGCGGATGACCACATGTCCACCGCAGCCCTGCCGCACCTCAATGATCTCGCTCAGGCGGCCGACATCGACTCGACATACGACACTGTCCCTGGCAGCCACAGCTACCACGTGTGGCGCGTGGCGCTGCGCGATAGCCTCGATTTTGTTGCCGCACGTGGAGGGATCCAATGA
- a CDS encoding esterase/lipase family protein translates to MSVLSYLPPLFPDPSTVTSQSRGRVVVAVHGTLSEPAAFRSLARALAARGVDMRAPAHGRRATAPLDVSARDVARAITSLPGGVDRVDVVGHSSGALVALRALRCDPAAARRVDRLVGLGAAWRGTDHRSWYRPDWLVRRLAGDSFVELEDVGEPVIPAGVRVTSIVSDADTVVPGASARLGSVIEVSGVAHAALPRLTETVLSALDIA, encoded by the coding sequence GTGTCCGTGCTTTCCTACCTCCCGCCGTTATTTCCCGACCCCTCCACAGTGACTTCCCAGTCCCGCGGGCGCGTCGTCGTGGCCGTCCACGGAACGCTGTCCGAGCCAGCAGCATTCCGCTCGTTGGCGCGCGCTCTGGCCGCCCGCGGGGTGGACATGCGCGCACCCGCTCACGGACGGAGGGCAACGGCGCCTCTCGACGTCTCTGCTCGCGACGTCGCCCGCGCCATTACCTCCCTCCCAGGCGGGGTTGACCGCGTCGACGTCGTGGGCCACTCCAGCGGCGCCCTCGTGGCGCTGCGGGCGCTGAGGTGCGATCCCGCCGCCGCGCGCCGGGTAGACCGCCTCGTCGGCCTCGGCGCGGCGTGGCGCGGCACGGATCACCGCAGCTGGTACCGCCCGGACTGGCTGGTGCGCCGCCTCGCCGGAGATTCCTTCGTCGAGCTCGAGGACGTGGGCGAGCCTGTCATCCCCGCCGGGGTCCGCGTGACGTCGATCGTCTCCGATGCAGATACCGTCGTCCCCGGCGCGTCCGCCCGGCTTGGCAGCGTCATTGAGGTGTCGGGAGTCGCGCACGCGGCGCTTCCTCGCCTCACCGAGACCGTTCTGTCGGCCCTTGACATTGCGTGA
- a CDS encoding glycoside hydrolase family 25 protein, translated as MHVSRSLRPLTACLVALATALGLAAAPARALDIPGLVQGVDVAGHQRPGGHPIEWRSVAGPGGQSFAFIKASEGDGWKNVFYDEDAAAAKEAGLAVGAYHYARPAGDPKAQAEYFASVINAGPELDLPPVLDLEVDEGRNPAALAVWTQAFLTELERATGTKPMIYTYRYFWYERMDNTNAFTDYPLWLAAYQNQAPRPVGGWDKVSIWQRSDNGRVAGVSTPVDQNVFNGDSGAFNRFVGGDLTAGGGLLEAIQAPEQGELAVLEQNSTALVVAILGLATGILAVPHIAEAARTFGFDNVDASNIAGAVLDLVNNGQLPVDDLRTMMVGDYSVGDLLILLDNALK; from the coding sequence ATGCACGTGTCTCGGAGCCTCCGTCCCCTCACCGCCTGCCTTGTCGCCCTCGCCACGGCGCTTGGCCTCGCCGCAGCCCCGGCCCGCGCCCTCGACATTCCCGGCCTTGTCCAAGGAGTCGACGTCGCCGGCCACCAACGACCCGGCGGCCACCCGATTGAGTGGCGGAGCGTCGCCGGGCCCGGGGGCCAGAGCTTCGCCTTCATCAAAGCCTCCGAGGGCGACGGTTGGAAGAACGTCTTTTACGACGAGGACGCCGCCGCCGCGAAGGAGGCGGGCCTCGCCGTCGGCGCCTACCACTACGCCCGACCCGCTGGCGATCCGAAGGCGCAGGCGGAGTACTTCGCCAGCGTCATCAACGCAGGCCCGGAGCTCGACCTTCCCCCGGTGCTCGACCTCGAGGTTGACGAGGGGCGCAACCCTGCCGCGCTCGCAGTGTGGACTCAGGCCTTCCTCACCGAGCTTGAGCGCGCTACCGGCACGAAGCCGATGATCTACACCTACCGCTACTTCTGGTACGAGCGCATGGACAACACCAACGCGTTCACGGATTATCCGCTGTGGCTGGCGGCCTACCAAAACCAGGCGCCGCGCCCGGTCGGCGGCTGGGACAAGGTCTCCATCTGGCAGCGCTCCGACAACGGGCGCGTCGCGGGCGTGTCCACGCCGGTGGACCAGAACGTGTTCAACGGGGATAGCGGCGCCTTCAACCGCTTTGTGGGCGGCGACCTCACGGCCGGCGGCGGCCTGCTCGAGGCGATCCAGGCCCCGGAGCAGGGTGAGCTCGCGGTGTTGGAGCAGAACTCGACCGCGCTCGTCGTGGCGATCCTCGGGCTGGCGACCGGTATTCTTGCTGTTCCCCACATCGCGGAGGCGGCGCGCACCTTCGGCTTCGACAACGTCGACGCCAGTAACATTGCCGGCGCCGTGCTCGACCTGGTCAACAACGGCCAGCTCCCGGTCGACGACCTGCGCACCATGATGGTCGGGGACTACTCGGTGGGCGACCTGCTCATCCTTCTCGACAACGCCCTGAAGTAA
- a CDS encoding cysteine desulfurase family protein, giving the protein MRAEVAARDVAEKGSAAAPRSAAAYFDHAATTPIRQSAVEEWARHAALLNPGGQYRSGRQAAAALADAREEIAELLGADPAEVIFTGSGTEADNIAVRGLYHASPNNRIVASPIEHSAVLETVKALAAHEGAEVEWLPVGRAGTVEGLAALAAPAALATVMWVNNETGVIQPVEQVARAAAEAGTPLHVDAVQAVGKVPVDFHALGATTLAASAHKFGGPRGTGILLARRSPAPLPVITGGGQERGLRSGTVDVASAAATAAALREAIAEMEREHDRLIALGDRLVSGIFREVPDAQLTTTAPTLPGHVHVLFSGANGDSLLMLLDANGVEASLGSACAAGVNRSSHVLEAMGVAPRDAAGALRLTLGRTTTEEDVDVVVGVIADVVKRARAAGALLWP; this is encoded by the coding sequence ATGAGGGCAGAAGTTGCTGCGCGCGATGTCGCCGAGAAGGGTTCGGCTGCCGCGCCACGTTCGGCCGCGGCGTACTTCGACCACGCCGCCACGACACCGATCCGCCAGAGCGCGGTCGAGGAGTGGGCGCGTCACGCGGCACTGCTCAACCCGGGCGGGCAGTACAGGTCGGGGCGCCAGGCGGCGGCCGCGCTTGCCGACGCCCGAGAGGAGATCGCCGAGCTCCTCGGGGCGGATCCGGCTGAGGTGATTTTCACCGGATCCGGCACGGAGGCCGACAATATCGCGGTCCGCGGCCTCTACCACGCCTCGCCGAACAACCGCATCGTGGCGAGCCCGATCGAGCACTCGGCCGTGCTTGAGACGGTGAAGGCGCTTGCAGCTCACGAGGGCGCCGAGGTGGAATGGTTGCCCGTCGGCCGCGCCGGCACGGTTGAGGGCCTCGCGGCGCTTGCCGCCCCAGCGGCGCTGGCGACCGTGATGTGGGTCAACAACGAGACCGGCGTGATCCAGCCGGTCGAGCAGGTGGCCCGCGCGGCCGCGGAGGCGGGCACGCCGCTGCACGTGGACGCGGTGCAGGCCGTAGGAAAGGTGCCCGTCGATTTTCATGCGCTCGGCGCGACGACGCTGGCGGCCAGCGCGCACAAGTTCGGCGGGCCGCGCGGGACGGGCATCCTCCTGGCACGGCGCTCCCCGGCGCCGCTTCCCGTAATCACGGGCGGGGGGCAGGAGCGCGGGCTGCGCTCGGGGACGGTGGACGTCGCCTCAGCAGCGGCAACGGCCGCGGCGCTGCGGGAGGCGATCGCGGAGATGGAACGCGAGCACGACAGGCTCATCGCGCTCGGCGACAGGCTGGTGAGCGGGATTTTCCGGGAGGTACCAGACGCGCAGCTGACCACCACCGCTCCCACGCTGCCCGGCCACGTCCACGTGCTTTTTTCCGGGGCGAACGGGGACTCGCTGCTCATGCTTCTCGACGCCAACGGGGTCGAAGCCTCCCTTGGCTCCGCCTGCGCCGCCGGAGTTAACAGGTCCAGCCACGTTCTCGAAGCTATGGGGGTCGCCCCGCGCGACGCCGCGGGGGCGCTGCGTTTGACGCTGGGTCGCACGACCACCGAGGAAGACGTTGACGTGGTCGTGGGGGTGATTGCGGACGTCGTGAAGCGGGCTCGGGCCGCGGGGGCATTGTTGTGGCCCTAA
- a CDS encoding THUMP-like domain-containing protein, whose protein sequence is MSFSPDEVRFLTAHAAEIDEVAPQVALTSATVFADRKLLDAHFGGYARAAMEAIYARRLSEGKLPPGWLADIDAAQQATPTLVARVRARRVQAASPRLVCDVTCSVGTEAHAYDQVRWLGSDLDHARLLMARYNLGDKAWLVRADALEPVVRAPGTVIVADPARRVNGRRITDPAKLRPPLPRLVHTHQGAPMAVKCAPGIDYSEWEGLVSVVSVDGGVKEACLYTPDLSEGLSREAVVARSDGFLEAVTSADPDEVPVGRPGTYIVEPDGAVVRAGLVRAWAARHGLWMLDPYIAFLTGDRIPANYSGFAFLEDVPLRKLKAALQSYDAGSVEILVRGVDVDPDRLRGKLRLKGSRQMGVVIARVGETAVAHICGPRERPGA, encoded by the coding sequence TTGAGCTTTAGCCCGGACGAGGTTCGTTTCCTCACTGCCCACGCCGCCGAGATCGACGAGGTTGCCCCGCAGGTGGCGCTCACCTCAGCCACCGTGTTCGCGGACAGAAAGCTATTGGATGCGCACTTCGGCGGCTACGCCCGAGCCGCGATGGAGGCGATCTACGCCCGGCGGCTGAGTGAAGGAAAGCTACCACCTGGCTGGCTCGCCGATATCGACGCCGCCCAGCAAGCCACCCCGACGCTCGTCGCCCGCGTGAGGGCGCGGCGGGTGCAGGCGGCCTCCCCGCGCCTGGTGTGCGATGTCACCTGTTCCGTCGGCACCGAGGCCCACGCCTACGACCAAGTGCGCTGGCTCGGCTCGGATCTGGACCACGCGCGGCTGCTCATGGCGCGCTACAACCTGGGGGATAAAGCCTGGCTGGTGCGGGCGGATGCGCTCGAGCCGGTGGTGCGCGCCCCGGGGACCGTCATCGTGGCCGACCCGGCCCGCCGTGTCAACGGACGCCGGATCACCGATCCCGCCAAACTCCGTCCGCCCCTTCCCCGGCTTGTGCATACCCACCAGGGGGCGCCGATGGCGGTGAAATGCGCGCCCGGCATCGACTACTCCGAGTGGGAGGGCCTAGTCAGCGTGGTCTCGGTCGACGGTGGGGTCAAAGAAGCGTGCTTGTACACCCCCGACCTTTCCGAGGGGCTGAGCCGAGAGGCCGTCGTTGCGCGTAGCGACGGCTTTCTGGAGGCGGTGACCTCCGCGGACCCAGACGAGGTTCCCGTCGGCCGCCCCGGGACGTACATCGTGGAACCTGACGGTGCGGTCGTGCGGGCCGGGCTGGTCCGCGCGTGGGCCGCGCGGCACGGGCTGTGGATGCTCGACCCCTACATTGCCTTCCTTACTGGGGACCGCATTCCGGCCAATTACAGCGGGTTTGCCTTCCTCGAGGATGTGCCGCTGCGCAAACTCAAGGCCGCGTTGCAGTCGTACGACGCTGGATCCGTCGAGATCCTCGTGCGCGGTGTCGACGTGGACCCGGACCGGTTGAGGGGGAAACTCCGGTTGAAAGGATCGCGGCAGATGGGGGTCGTCATTGCCCGCGTGGGAGAGACGGCGGTTGCCCACATCTGTGGGCCGCGAGAGCGTCCTGGCGCCTGA
- a CDS encoding ABC transporter ATP-binding protein, translated as MEGVTDATTNPGLEFGSGSGIEPVTDPDLMIDFRGVDVVRDGQRLVGPVDWQVELDERWVVVGPNGAGKTTLIRVASAQEFPSSGVAFVLGERLGRTDMRDLRASIGVTSSAIAHRVPQNEKVKDLVVSAGYAILGRWREDYDEMDYEQALEVLEQVGALHLMDRTWGTLSDGEKKRVLIARAIMTNPELLIMDEPAAGMDLGGREDLVTYLGDLALDPDAPAIVMITHHLEEIPYGFTHALLLDEGEVVAQGLIEDVITSDNVSRAYHQPIDVTHSDGRFSARRARRGGAHRAAAREH; from the coding sequence ATGGAGGGCGTGACTGACGCAACGACGAATCCTGGCCTCGAATTTGGCTCTGGCTCTGGCATAGAACCCGTGACCGACCCCGACCTCATGATCGACTTTCGTGGCGTGGACGTCGTCCGCGACGGCCAGAGGCTCGTCGGCCCGGTGGACTGGCAGGTCGAACTCGACGAACGGTGGGTGGTCGTTGGCCCGAACGGCGCCGGCAAGACGACCCTGATCCGGGTCGCCTCGGCGCAGGAGTTTCCCTCCTCGGGCGTGGCGTTCGTGTTGGGGGAGCGGCTGGGCCGCACGGATATGCGGGACCTTCGGGCGTCGATAGGCGTGACCTCCTCTGCCATCGCCCACCGCGTGCCCCAGAACGAAAAGGTCAAAGACCTCGTCGTCTCGGCGGGTTACGCCATCTTGGGCCGATGGCGCGAGGACTACGACGAGATGGATTACGAGCAAGCCCTCGAGGTGCTCGAGCAGGTCGGCGCTCTTCACCTCATGGACAGGACGTGGGGCACGCTTTCCGACGGCGAAAAGAAGCGCGTCCTCATCGCCCGCGCGATCATGACCAACCCGGAGCTGCTCATTATGGACGAGCCCGCCGCCGGGATGGACCTCGGCGGGCGCGAGGACCTGGTGACCTACCTCGGCGACCTCGCGCTCGACCCGGACGCCCCCGCGATTGTGATGATCACGCACCACCTTGAAGAGATCCCCTACGGTTTCACGCACGCTCTGCTCCTCGACGAAGGAGAAGTCGTCGCCCAGGGGCTCATTGAAGACGTCATCACCTCGGATAACGTCTCGCGCGCCTACCACCAGCCGATCGACGTGACGCACTCCGACGGGCGGTTTTCCGCGCGACGGGCGCGCCGCGGTGGAGCTCACCGCGCCGCCGCGCGAGAGCACTGA